One Rosa chinensis cultivar Old Blush chromosome 5, RchiOBHm-V2, whole genome shotgun sequence genomic region harbors:
- the LOC112165742 gene encoding uncharacterized protein LOC112165742 isoform X1, with translation MAAKNAKRGIKRFLEQSTGDRVDQGKSECSHVRSKRLKAMLDPDNAGGSNECQNEMQLRDNDENAAQGDSEHFKETNSCKFVQTNTVTGRCSHAYGQASYQKNREELIVQYENSGDNIHACNHCNACFWFGEAIKQSSSNAPLIYTSCCKKGQIKLEQSKPTPYFQEKLLDPNNGSESKHFRENIRVYNSMFSFTSMGATIDKKINTGSGPYVFKISGQIHHLMGSILPSNGECPKYAQLYVCDTKNEVSNRIKAIDPTHANSNIKSDIVEGLIKMFDENNELAKEFRTMRDKYENDCLPSLSMTILNRQPTDSKQYEQSISDEIGGLVVGDIGEFNSNKDVIIESNSGQMQCVSRIHPKYMSLQ, from the exons ATGGCAGCTAAGAATGCCAAGAGAGGGATAAAGAGGTTCTTAGAACAATCTACAGGTGATCGAGTTGATCAAGGAAAATCTGAATGTAGTCATGTCAGATCAAAGAGATTGAAAGCAA TGCTTGATCCAGACAATGCTGGAGGATCTAATGAATGTCAGAATGAGATGCAATTGAGAGATAATGATGAAAATGCTGCTCAAG GAGACTCGGAGCATTTCAAGGAAACTAATTCATGTAAATTTGTACAAACTAATACGGTCACAG GTCGATGCTCACATGCATATGGTCAGGCATCATATCAAAAGAATAGAGAAG AATTGATTGTCCAGTATGAAAATTCAGGCGATAATATTCATGCATGTAATCATTGCAATGCATGTTTTTGGTTTGGAGAAGCCATTAAACAATCATCGTCAAATGCACCGCTTATCTATACAAGCTGTTGTAAAAAGGGTCAAATCAAGCTTGAACAATCGAAACCAACGCCATATTTTcaggaaaaattattagatcCTAATAATGGTTCAGAAAGTAAACATTTTAGAGAGAATATTAGAGTTTACAATTCAATGTTCTCTTTTACATCTATGGGAGCAACAATTGATAAAAAAATCAATACTGGATCAGGTCCTTATGTTTTTAAAATAAGCGgtcaaatacatcatttaatGGGTTCTATATTACCTTCTAACGGAGAATGTCCTAAATATGCTCAATTATATGTATGTGACACAAAAAATGAGGTATCAAATCGTATAAAGGCTATTGATCCTACCCATGCTAATTCAAATATTAAGTCAGATATTGTTGAAGGTCTTATTAAGATGTTTGATGAAAATAATGAGTTAGCAAAAGAATTTCGAACAATGAGAGATAAATATGAAAACGATTGTTTACCCTCATTAAGTATGACCATACTTAATCGTCAACCCACTGATAGTAAACAATATGAACAGTCAATAAGTGATGAAATTGGTGGGTTAGTTGTTGGTGATATTGGAGAATTCAATTCAAATAAAGATGTAATTATCGAATCCAATAGTGGACAAATGCAATGTGTTTCAAGAATACATCCAAAATATATGTCATTACAGTAA
- the LOC112165742 gene encoding uncharacterized protein LOC112165742 isoform X4: protein MMKMLLKETRSISRKLIHVNLYKLIRSQVDAHMHMVRHHIKRIEKYENSGDNIHACNHCNACFWFGEAIKQSSSNAPLIYTSCCKKGQIKLEQSKPTPYFQEKLLDPNNGSESKHFRENIRVYNSMFSFTSMGATIDKKINTGSGPYVFKISGQIHHLMGSILPSNGECPKYAQLYVCDTKNEVSNRIKAIDPTHANSNIKSDIVEGLIKMFDENNELAKEFRTMRDKYENDCLPSLSMTILNRQPTDSKQYEQSISDEIGGLVVGDIGEFNSNKDVIIESNSGQMQCVSRIHPKYMSLQ from the exons ATGATGAAAATGCTGCTCAAG GAGACTCGGAGCATTTCAAGGAAACTAATTCATGTAAATTTGTACAAACTAATACGGTCACAG GTCGATGCTCACATGCATATGGTCAGGCATCATATCAAAAGAATAGAGAAG TATGAAAATTCAGGCGATAATATTCATGCATGTAATCATTGCAATGCATGTTTTTGGTTTGGAGAAGCCATTAAACAATCATCGTCAAATGCACCGCTTATCTATACAAGCTGTTGTAAAAAGGGTCAAATCAAGCTTGAACAATCGAAACCAACGCCATATTTTcaggaaaaattattagatcCTAATAATGGTTCAGAAAGTAAACATTTTAGAGAGAATATTAGAGTTTACAATTCAATGTTCTCTTTTACATCTATGGGAGCAACAATTGATAAAAAAATCAATACTGGATCAGGTCCTTATGTTTTTAAAATAAGCGgtcaaatacatcatttaatGGGTTCTATATTACCTTCTAACGGAGAATGTCCTAAATATGCTCAATTATATGTATGTGACACAAAAAATGAGGTATCAAATCGTATAAAGGCTATTGATCCTACCCATGCTAATTCAAATATTAAGTCAGATATTGTTGAAGGTCTTATTAAGATGTTTGATGAAAATAATGAGTTAGCAAAAGAATTTCGAACAATGAGAGATAAATATGAAAACGATTGTTTACCCTCATTAAGTATGACCATACTTAATCGTCAACCCACTGATAGTAAACAATATGAACAGTCAATAAGTGATGAAATTGGTGGGTTAGTTGTTGGTGATATTGGAGAATTCAATTCAAATAAAGATGTAATTATCGAATCCAATAGTGGACAAATGCAATGTGTTTCAAGAATACATCCAAAATATATGTCATTACAGTAA
- the LOC112165742 gene encoding uncharacterized protein LOC112165742 isoform X3, producing the protein MQLRDNDENAAQGDSEHFKETNSCKFVQTNTVTGRCSHAYGQASYQKNREELIVQYENSGDNIHACNHCNACFWFGEAIKQSSSNAPLIYTSCCKKGQIKLEQSKPTPYFQEKLLDPNNGSESKHFRENIRVYNSMFSFTSMGATIDKKINTGSGPYVFKISGQIHHLMGSILPSNGECPKYAQLYVCDTKNEVSNRIKAIDPTHANSNIKSDIVEGLIKMFDENNELAKEFRTMRDKYENDCLPSLSMTILNRQPTDSKQYEQSISDEIGGLVVGDIGEFNSNKDVIIESNSGQMQCVSRIHPKYMSLQ; encoded by the exons ATGCAATTGAGAGATAATGATGAAAATGCTGCTCAAG GAGACTCGGAGCATTTCAAGGAAACTAATTCATGTAAATTTGTACAAACTAATACGGTCACAG GTCGATGCTCACATGCATATGGTCAGGCATCATATCAAAAGAATAGAGAAG AATTGATTGTCCAGTATGAAAATTCAGGCGATAATATTCATGCATGTAATCATTGCAATGCATGTTTTTGGTTTGGAGAAGCCATTAAACAATCATCGTCAAATGCACCGCTTATCTATACAAGCTGTTGTAAAAAGGGTCAAATCAAGCTTGAACAATCGAAACCAACGCCATATTTTcaggaaaaattattagatcCTAATAATGGTTCAGAAAGTAAACATTTTAGAGAGAATATTAGAGTTTACAATTCAATGTTCTCTTTTACATCTATGGGAGCAACAATTGATAAAAAAATCAATACTGGATCAGGTCCTTATGTTTTTAAAATAAGCGgtcaaatacatcatttaatGGGTTCTATATTACCTTCTAACGGAGAATGTCCTAAATATGCTCAATTATATGTATGTGACACAAAAAATGAGGTATCAAATCGTATAAAGGCTATTGATCCTACCCATGCTAATTCAAATATTAAGTCAGATATTGTTGAAGGTCTTATTAAGATGTTTGATGAAAATAATGAGTTAGCAAAAGAATTTCGAACAATGAGAGATAAATATGAAAACGATTGTTTACCCTCATTAAGTATGACCATACTTAATCGTCAACCCACTGATAGTAAACAATATGAACAGTCAATAAGTGATGAAATTGGTGGGTTAGTTGTTGGTGATATTGGAGAATTCAATTCAAATAAAGATGTAATTATCGAATCCAATAGTGGACAAATGCAATGTGTTTCAAGAATACATCCAAAATATATGTCATTACAGTAA
- the LOC112165742 gene encoding uncharacterized protein LOC112165742 isoform X2 has product MAAKNAKRGIKRFLEQSTGDRVDQGKSECSHVRSKRLKAMLDPDNAGGSNECQNEMQLRDNDENAAQGDSEHFKETNSCRCSHAYGQASYQKNREELIVQYENSGDNIHACNHCNACFWFGEAIKQSSSNAPLIYTSCCKKGQIKLEQSKPTPYFQEKLLDPNNGSESKHFRENIRVYNSMFSFTSMGATIDKKINTGSGPYVFKISGQIHHLMGSILPSNGECPKYAQLYVCDTKNEVSNRIKAIDPTHANSNIKSDIVEGLIKMFDENNELAKEFRTMRDKYENDCLPSLSMTILNRQPTDSKQYEQSISDEIGGLVVGDIGEFNSNKDVIIESNSGQMQCVSRIHPKYMSLQ; this is encoded by the exons ATGGCAGCTAAGAATGCCAAGAGAGGGATAAAGAGGTTCTTAGAACAATCTACAGGTGATCGAGTTGATCAAGGAAAATCTGAATGTAGTCATGTCAGATCAAAGAGATTGAAAGCAA TGCTTGATCCAGACAATGCTGGAGGATCTAATGAATGTCAGAATGAGATGCAATTGAGAGATAATGATGAAAATGCTGCTCAAG GAGACTCGGAGCATTTCAAGGAAACTAATTCAT GTCGATGCTCACATGCATATGGTCAGGCATCATATCAAAAGAATAGAGAAG AATTGATTGTCCAGTATGAAAATTCAGGCGATAATATTCATGCATGTAATCATTGCAATGCATGTTTTTGGTTTGGAGAAGCCATTAAACAATCATCGTCAAATGCACCGCTTATCTATACAAGCTGTTGTAAAAAGGGTCAAATCAAGCTTGAACAATCGAAACCAACGCCATATTTTcaggaaaaattattagatcCTAATAATGGTTCAGAAAGTAAACATTTTAGAGAGAATATTAGAGTTTACAATTCAATGTTCTCTTTTACATCTATGGGAGCAACAATTGATAAAAAAATCAATACTGGATCAGGTCCTTATGTTTTTAAAATAAGCGgtcaaatacatcatttaatGGGTTCTATATTACCTTCTAACGGAGAATGTCCTAAATATGCTCAATTATATGTATGTGACACAAAAAATGAGGTATCAAATCGTATAAAGGCTATTGATCCTACCCATGCTAATTCAAATATTAAGTCAGATATTGTTGAAGGTCTTATTAAGATGTTTGATGAAAATAATGAGTTAGCAAAAGAATTTCGAACAATGAGAGATAAATATGAAAACGATTGTTTACCCTCATTAAGTATGACCATACTTAATCGTCAACCCACTGATAGTAAACAATATGAACAGTCAATAAGTGATGAAATTGGTGGGTTAGTTGTTGGTGATATTGGAGAATTCAATTCAAATAAAGATGTAATTATCGAATCCAATAGTGGACAAATGCAATGTGTTTCAAGAATACATCCAAAATATATGTCATTACAGTAA
- the LOC112165742 gene encoding uncharacterized protein LOC112165742 isoform X5 — MQLRDNDENAAQGDSEHFKETNSCRCSHAYGQASYQKNREELIVQYENSGDNIHACNHCNACFWFGEAIKQSSSNAPLIYTSCCKKGQIKLEQSKPTPYFQEKLLDPNNGSESKHFRENIRVYNSMFSFTSMGATIDKKINTGSGPYVFKISGQIHHLMGSILPSNGECPKYAQLYVCDTKNEVSNRIKAIDPTHANSNIKSDIVEGLIKMFDENNELAKEFRTMRDKYENDCLPSLSMTILNRQPTDSKQYEQSISDEIGGLVVGDIGEFNSNKDVIIESNSGQMQCVSRIHPKYMSLQ; from the exons ATGCAATTGAGAGATAATGATGAAAATGCTGCTCAAG GAGACTCGGAGCATTTCAAGGAAACTAATTCAT GTCGATGCTCACATGCATATGGTCAGGCATCATATCAAAAGAATAGAGAAG AATTGATTGTCCAGTATGAAAATTCAGGCGATAATATTCATGCATGTAATCATTGCAATGCATGTTTTTGGTTTGGAGAAGCCATTAAACAATCATCGTCAAATGCACCGCTTATCTATACAAGCTGTTGTAAAAAGGGTCAAATCAAGCTTGAACAATCGAAACCAACGCCATATTTTcaggaaaaattattagatcCTAATAATGGTTCAGAAAGTAAACATTTTAGAGAGAATATTAGAGTTTACAATTCAATGTTCTCTTTTACATCTATGGGAGCAACAATTGATAAAAAAATCAATACTGGATCAGGTCCTTATGTTTTTAAAATAAGCGgtcaaatacatcatttaatGGGTTCTATATTACCTTCTAACGGAGAATGTCCTAAATATGCTCAATTATATGTATGTGACACAAAAAATGAGGTATCAAATCGTATAAAGGCTATTGATCCTACCCATGCTAATTCAAATATTAAGTCAGATATTGTTGAAGGTCTTATTAAGATGTTTGATGAAAATAATGAGTTAGCAAAAGAATTTCGAACAATGAGAGATAAATATGAAAACGATTGTTTACCCTCATTAAGTATGACCATACTTAATCGTCAACCCACTGATAGTAAACAATATGAACAGTCAATAAGTGATGAAATTGGTGGGTTAGTTGTTGGTGATATTGGAGAATTCAATTCAAATAAAGATGTAATTATCGAATCCAATAGTGGACAAATGCAATGTGTTTCAAGAATACATCCAAAATATATGTCATTACAGTAA
- the LOC112165742 gene encoding uncharacterized protein LOC112165742 isoform X6, whose translation MAAKNAKRGIKRFLEQSTGDRVDQGKSECSHVRSKRLKAMLDPDNAGGSNECQNEMQLRDNDENAAQGDSEHFKETNSCKFVQTNTVTGRCSHAYGQASYQKNREV comes from the exons ATGGCAGCTAAGAATGCCAAGAGAGGGATAAAGAGGTTCTTAGAACAATCTACAGGTGATCGAGTTGATCAAGGAAAATCTGAATGTAGTCATGTCAGATCAAAGAGATTGAAAGCAA TGCTTGATCCAGACAATGCTGGAGGATCTAATGAATGTCAGAATGAGATGCAATTGAGAGATAATGATGAAAATGCTGCTCAAG GAGACTCGGAGCATTTCAAGGAAACTAATTCATGTAAATTTGTACAAACTAATACGGTCACAG GTCGATGCTCACATGCATATGGTCAGGCATCATATCAAAAGAATAGAGAAG TATGA
- the LOC112165742 gene encoding uncharacterized protein LOC112165742 isoform X7 produces the protein MAAKNAKRGIKRFLEQSTGDRVDQGKSECSHVRSKRLKAMLDPDNAGGSNECQNEMQLRDNDENAAQGDSEHFKETNSCRCSHAYGQASYQKNREV, from the exons ATGGCAGCTAAGAATGCCAAGAGAGGGATAAAGAGGTTCTTAGAACAATCTACAGGTGATCGAGTTGATCAAGGAAAATCTGAATGTAGTCATGTCAGATCAAAGAGATTGAAAGCAA TGCTTGATCCAGACAATGCTGGAGGATCTAATGAATGTCAGAATGAGATGCAATTGAGAGATAATGATGAAAATGCTGCTCAAG GAGACTCGGAGCATTTCAAGGAAACTAATTCAT GTCGATGCTCACATGCATATGGTCAGGCATCATATCAAAAGAATAGAGAAG TATGA